A genome region from Bactrocera neohumeralis isolate Rockhampton unplaced genomic scaffold, APGP_CSIRO_Bneo_wtdbg2-racon-allhic-juicebox.fasta_v2 ctg4098, whole genome shotgun sequence includes the following:
- the LOC126767113 gene encoding piggyBac transposable element-derived protein 4-like, which yields MAFVGTVRKNKTFIPHELLNPKRDVKSTLFCYHNNNIGLCSYMAKPKKPVIMLSTALYRQSTDPLKGFKPDHILDYNKFKAGVDTMDQMLTGYSCKRSTNRWPLAMFYNMVDIAGLASFIIYDELNPAKQSDKRRSFIIELARQLVIPHMKVPESCPSTSDATQQQSYAQVASKRSSCYHCAASSSKKRRKTRYNCSK from the exons ATGGCTTTTGTCGGTACCGTAAGAAAAAATAAGACCTTCATTCCGCATGAATTGCTTAACCCGAAGCGTGATGTTAAAAGCACTTTATTTTGTTATCACAATAATAATATCGGTTTGTGCTCGTATATGGCAAAGCCGAAAAAGCCAGTAATTATGTTATCTACTGCCCTTTACCGTCAAAGCACCGATCCATTGAAAGGATTCAAGCCAGATCACATTTTGGactacaataaatttaaagcgGGGGTAGATACAATGGATCAAATGTTGACTGGCTATTCGTGCAAACGCTCGACAAACCGTTGGCCACTGGCAATGTTTTATAATATGGTGGATATTGCCGGTTTGGCCTCATTCATCATCTATGACGAGCTGAATCCGGCAAAGCAGAGTGATAAGAGGCGCTCATTTATCATTGAATTGGCACGGCAGCTAGTTATTCCACATATGAAG GTACCGGAATCTTGTCCATCGACATCAGATGCAACACAGCAACAATCATATgctcaagttgcttcaaaacggTCATCGTGCTACCATTGTGCTGCTTCTTCTTCGAAAAAGCGACGTAAAACTCGTTATAACTGCAGCAAAT